One genomic window of Candidatus Nitrospira inopinata includes the following:
- a CDS encoding methyltransferase family protein: protein MDEGSAYGLWSLVIINSLVFILFAFSFTRPRTTRDWRSLGAFSAFIVALFAEMYGFPLTIYLLSGWLGSRYPDVNLYAHETGHLWHTLLGMEGHAHVDPLHILSEVLIFGGFFLLAASWEVLYRAQRSQTLATTGPYARIRHPQYVAFIVIMLGFLLQWPTIPTLFMFPVLVAMYVRLAHKEEEPIRAEFGEAYDRYAETTPAFFPRWGRQRREQINGRLDS from the coding sequence ATGGATGAAGGATCGGCTTATGGGTTGTGGTCGTTGGTGATCATCAACTCGCTGGTGTTTATCCTCTTCGCGTTCAGCTTCACGCGGCCGCGGACGACACGCGATTGGCGATCCTTGGGTGCCTTCTCGGCGTTTATCGTAGCTCTGTTTGCGGAGATGTATGGATTCCCCTTGACCATCTACCTGCTGTCAGGATGGTTGGGCAGTCGATATCCTGACGTTAACCTGTACGCCCATGAGACCGGCCATCTCTGGCATACCCTCTTAGGCATGGAAGGTCATGCGCATGTTGATCCACTCCACATTCTCAGCGAGGTGCTGATCTTCGGAGGGTTCTTTCTACTGGCGGCCTCGTGGGAAGTCTTGTATCGGGCGCAACGAAGCCAGACCCTCGCCACGACCGGACCCTATGCCCGGATCAGACATCCTCAGTATGTAGCCTTCATCGTGATCATGCTGGGTTTTCTCCTCCAATGGCCAACCATTCCGACATTGTTCATGTTCCCCGTACTCGTGGCGATGTATGTCCGTCTCGCGCACAAAGAGGAGGAGCCAATCCGCGCGGAATTCGGCGAAGCCTATGATCGCTATGCGGAGACCACACCCGCCTTCTTCCCGCGATGGGGGAGGCAGAGACGAGAACAGATTAATGGGCGTCTGGACAGTTGA
- a CDS encoding DUF2933 domain-containing protein → MLPYLLLFACPLFHLLLHRRHRGHDSDSPQGGKQPDSQADTGGHSHG, encoded by the coding sequence ATCCTCCCCTATCTTCTCCTTTTTGCCTGTCCGTTGTTCCATCTCCTCCTGCACAGGCGACATCGTGGTCATGACTCGGATTCTCCGCAAGGCGGGAAGCAGCCCGACTCACAGGCCGACACCGGAGGCCATTCCCATGGATGA
- the glgP gene encoding alpha-glucan family phosphorylase translates to MKDPVCGMTVFREQASSTTYGDRTLYFCSELCRRSFLTDPERYLSPLEPAGTDGSSTRRVAYFTMEVALDPAMPTYSGGLGVLAGDTLRSFADLKIPAVGVSLLYWNGYFEQKLDEWGNQHEQPVSWEPRGRLHLLPATVAVTIEARTVIVQAWQYDLVGVTGGRVPVLLLDANRPDNAQQDRELSLWLYGGDDRYRLAQEIILGIGGIRMLQALGYSAVERFHMNEGHAAFLTLQLLRESTPAGSTEWDFPAVRRRCVFTTHTPVPAGHDQFAYDLVGRVMGDLLPLEVLQMLGGEDRLNMTLLGFNMSTYVNGVAKRHGEVSQQMFPAHVIDSITNGVHSVTWTCESFQDLYDRSIPGWRTDPFSLRYTISIPNQGIWDAHSKAKARLLEEVRQRTQQQLSLDAFTIGFARRATVYKRADLIVSAPRELIDVAKKAGPLQIIFAGKAHPKDEPGKDMIRRIVQAAKQLDPDVTIHYLDNYDMTLARLLTAGVDLWLNTPQRPLEASGTSGMKAAHNGVPSLSVLDGWWLEGHIEGVTGWSIGSRVMSQGTDQQEDARELYQKLRWTILPMYYQSRDRWIDVMRHTIAFNASFFNTHRMVQQYAANAYV, encoded by the coding sequence ATGAAAGATCCGGTCTGTGGCATGACCGTCTTCCGAGAACAGGCGTCGTCTACAACCTATGGAGACCGGACGCTCTACTTCTGTTCTGAGCTGTGCCGGCGCTCTTTCCTCACCGATCCGGAGAGATACCTGAGCCCGCTCGAGCCAGCAGGGACGGACGGCTCCTCCACCCGACGTGTGGCGTACTTTACGATGGAAGTGGCGCTTGATCCTGCCATGCCCACCTACAGCGGAGGGTTGGGAGTCCTGGCGGGAGATACGCTGCGATCGTTTGCCGATCTCAAAATTCCAGCCGTCGGAGTTAGCCTCCTGTACTGGAACGGATATTTTGAGCAGAAGCTGGACGAGTGGGGCAACCAGCACGAGCAGCCAGTGTCTTGGGAGCCGAGAGGCCGACTTCACCTCCTCCCAGCCACAGTGGCAGTGACTATCGAAGCACGGACCGTGATCGTCCAGGCTTGGCAATACGATCTCGTCGGTGTCACAGGCGGCCGGGTGCCAGTGCTCTTGTTGGATGCCAATCGCCCGGACAATGCCCAGCAAGACCGAGAGCTGAGCTTGTGGCTCTACGGAGGGGATGACCGCTACCGGCTCGCGCAAGAAATCATCCTGGGCATCGGCGGCATCCGAATGCTCCAGGCTCTTGGGTATTCCGCGGTAGAACGATTCCATATGAATGAAGGGCATGCCGCTTTCTTGACGCTCCAGCTCCTGCGCGAGTCGACTCCGGCCGGTTCCACAGAGTGGGACTTCCCTGCGGTGAGACGTCGCTGCGTCTTTACCACCCATACGCCGGTTCCGGCCGGGCACGATCAATTCGCGTATGACCTTGTGGGTCGGGTCATGGGGGACCTACTACCGTTGGAAGTCTTACAGATGCTAGGTGGGGAGGACCGCCTCAACATGACGCTCCTGGGCTTCAACATGAGCACCTATGTCAATGGCGTAGCGAAGCGGCATGGCGAAGTCTCGCAACAGATGTTTCCCGCGCATGTCATCGATTCGATCACGAACGGCGTCCATTCAGTCACCTGGACCTGCGAGAGCTTCCAGGATCTTTACGATCGGTCGATTCCAGGTTGGCGAACCGATCCGTTCTCTCTGCGCTACACGATCAGTATCCCAAATCAGGGGATCTGGGACGCGCATAGCAAGGCCAAGGCGCGGCTGCTCGAAGAGGTGAGACAGCGCACGCAGCAGCAGTTGAGCCTGGATGCCTTCACGATCGGGTTTGCCCGCCGTGCGACCGTATATAAGCGGGCCGATTTGATTGTGTCGGCGCCTCGTGAATTGATCGACGTAGCCAAGAAGGCAGGACCGCTGCAGATCATATTCGCCGGCAAGGCGCACCCCAAGGATGAGCCCGGCAAGGACATGATCCGGCGGATCGTGCAAGCGGCCAAGCAGCTCGATCCGGATGTGACGATTCACTATCTCGACAACTACGACATGACCCTCGCTCGGCTCCTGACTGCCGGCGTGGATCTGTGGCTCAACACGCCCCAGCGGCCGCTCGAAGCGTCGGGGACGTCCGGCATGAAGGCGGCGCACAACGGCGTGCCGAGTCTTAGCGTCCTGGACGGATGGTGGCTGGAGGGCCACATTGAAGGCGTCACCGGTTGGTCGATCGGCTCACGGGTGATGAGCCAAGGGACCGATCAGCAGGAGGATGCGCGCGAGCTGTATCAGAAGCTGCGTTGGACGATCCTGCCGATGTACTACCAATCGCGGGATCGTTGGATCGACGTGATGCGGCATACGATCGCATTCAACGCGTCATTCTTCAACACCCACCGCATGGTCCAGCAGTATGCCGCTAATGCCTATGTGTAA
- a CDS encoding class I SAM-dependent methyltransferase, producing the protein MDETRHQYIPALRFGWLTGLYDPVIRWTMREDLFKPRLVEQVGMQPGHRVLDLGCGTATLTILLKQRQPQSTVAGIDGDPVVLARAREKAAEAGVDISFDEGMAYQLPYPDRSFDRVVASLLLHHLTLEDKRRALAETFRVLKPSGELHIADFGKLHTALMACVSLIVRWLEEAYEHVKGMVPGLIREAGFTHVEETGRYTTAFGTLVLIRAVKPEVGVAGNERGNRTS; encoded by the coding sequence ATGGACGAGACGCGTCACCAGTATATCCCTGCGCTGAGGTTTGGTTGGCTGACTGGCTTGTACGATCCCGTCATCCGCTGGACCATGCGGGAGGACCTGTTTAAGCCTCGTTTGGTTGAACAGGTAGGGATGCAGCCGGGTCACCGGGTGCTGGATCTCGGCTGTGGGACCGCCACGCTCACGATTCTGCTCAAGCAGCGTCAGCCTCAATCTACGGTTGCGGGAATCGACGGCGACCCGGTGGTGTTGGCACGCGCTCGGGAGAAAGCCGCTGAGGCGGGCGTCGATATCTCGTTCGACGAGGGGATGGCCTATCAACTGCCATATCCAGATCGTTCCTTTGACCGTGTCGTCGCGAGTCTGCTCTTGCACCATCTGACTCTGGAGGACAAGCGCCGCGCGCTGGCTGAAACCTTCCGTGTACTCAAACCGAGCGGGGAGTTGCACATCGCGGATTTTGGGAAACTCCATACAGCTCTGATGGCCTGTGTCTCGCTCATCGTGCGTTGGTTGGAAGAAGCCTACGAGCACGTGAAAGGAATGGTGCCGGGGCTGATTCGCGAAGCGGGATTTACTCACGTGGAGGAAACAGGCCGCTACACGACCGCGTTCGGGACGCTCGTTCTCATTCGTGCGGTCAAACCAGAGGTAGGAGTGGCCGGTAATGAAAGAGGAAACCGGACATCATGA
- a CDS encoding DUF2934 domain-containing protein yields the protein MKPQHVKKPHNDKADTAQAAIPEQIMSDDLRERIAKRAYELYLERGCRPGCDVEDWVDAEREILALPTVQA from the coding sequence ATGAAACCGCAGCATGTGAAGAAACCGCACAACGACAAGGCTGATACCGCACAGGCTGCTATCCCCGAACAGATCATGTCCGATGACCTTCGTGAGCGGATTGCGAAGCGGGCTTACGAGCTCTACCTCGAACGAGGCTGCAGGCCGGGGTGTGATGTGGAAGATTGGGTTGATGCGGAGCGAGAGATTCTTGCGTTGCCGACTGTACAGGCGTGA